A genomic stretch from Telopea speciosissima isolate NSW1024214 ecotype Mountain lineage chromosome 7, Tspe_v1, whole genome shotgun sequence includes:
- the LOC122668638 gene encoding protein MAIN-LIKE 1-like, protein MITGIPFSRRPVSLTPSLKTKSLEDIGKLLGFKVTSRVILLSILKEWDNCVIDDNSPRELLDQAARSFLLYLVSNVLFCDGRGRTDTLLACFFEDFNEAASIDWGGSAYAHFLRMLDHLAFGAPGSTGCTYVWCYEVLGIHTPGLPDETAPYIPQVTRWGKAGCSLIDELQIRWQPYNEEQIVYPDDLEEYRYACGLVQKWIAFEGPSGVELYLGERVTRQWHSTQMVPWPPRAHMRASLLSPDIEVLRVGIATATLSLAGSNFTEMKESQN, encoded by the exons ATGATTACAGGGATCCCCTTCTCTAGGAGACCCGTTTCTTTGACCCCTTCCCTTAAGACGAAATCCCTTGAGGATATTGGTAAGCTCTTGGGTTTCAAAGTGACCTCTCGCGTCATTCTCTTGTCCATCTTGAAGGAGTGGGACAACTGTGTTATTGATGACAACTCTCCTAGGGAGTTATTGGACCAGGCTGCTAGGagttttctcctttatcttGTCTCCAATGTTCTTTTCTGTGATGGACGAGGCCGCACAGATACTCTTCTTGCTTGTTTCTTTGAGGATTTCAATGAGGCAGCATCCATCGACTGGGGCGGATCTGCCTATGCCCACTTTTTGAGGATGTTAGATCACCTTGCCTTCGGCGCTCCTGGCTCGACCGGCTGCACCTAC GTATGGTGTTATGAGGTTCTAGGGATCCATACCCCTGGTCTCCCTGACGAAACAGCTCCTTACATCCCCCAAGTGACTCGTTGGGGGAAGGCCGGGTGTTCTCTTATCGATGAGCTGCAA ATCCGCTGGCAGCCCTACAATGAGGAGCAGATTGTGTATCCTGATGACTTGGAGGAGTACCGGTACGCCTGTGGGCTTGTCCAAAAGTGGATAGCCTTTGAGGGTCCTTCCGGGGTGGAGCTCTATCTTGGGGAGAGGGTGACCCGCCAGTGGCATTCTACTCAGATGGTGCCTTGGCCTCCCCGTGCTCATATGCGTGCTTCTCTCTTATCTCCTGATATTGAGGTCCTGAGGGTTGGGATCGCAACCGCTACTCTGAGCCTTGCCGGATCCAACTTCACTGAAATGAAAGAAAGCCAAAACTGA